The proteins below are encoded in one region of uncultured Eubacteriales bacterium:
- the mraW gene encoding S-adenosyl-dependent methyltransferase activity on membrane-located substrates (Evidence 2a : Function of homologous gene experimentally demonstrated in an other organism; PubMedId : 10493123, 20042184, 2187182, 6350821; Product type e : enzyme) — protein sequence MEHTEFTHKPVLLGECIDGLNIRPDGIYVDGTLGRAGHSREIAGRLTTGRLICIDRDQAALDAAPGRLEGLMDRVTLVHGNFGDLAQLLDALDLGGVDGMLFDLGVSSPQLDDPSRGFSYMADAPLDMRMDKEDALTARTVVNEWPQEELRRILFQYGEERYAPAIAAAIVRARGQAPIETTLELVNIIKSAMPAAALREKQHPAKRSFQAIRIAVNDELTAVDTMIQAAVPRLSKGGRLCVISFHSLEDRLVKNGLAAFAKGCTCPPDFPVCVCGKTPVVRLVNKKPIISNQAELSENARARSAKLRVAEKL from the coding sequence ATGGAACATACAGAGTTTACGCACAAGCCGGTTTTGCTCGGCGAGTGTATCGATGGCCTGAACATCCGGCCCGATGGAATCTACGTGGACGGAACCCTGGGCCGGGCGGGCCACTCCCGGGAGATCGCCGGGCGGCTTACCACCGGGCGGCTTATCTGCATCGATCGGGACCAGGCCGCGCTGGACGCGGCCCCCGGGAGGCTGGAGGGGCTGATGGACCGGGTCACCTTGGTCCACGGTAACTTCGGGGACCTGGCGCAGCTTCTGGACGCCCTGGACCTGGGCGGCGTGGACGGGATGCTCTTCGACCTGGGGGTGTCCTCCCCCCAGTTGGACGACCCGTCGAGAGGCTTTTCCTACATGGCGGACGCGCCGCTTGATATGCGCATGGACAAAGAAGACGCGCTGACCGCCCGCACGGTGGTGAATGAGTGGCCCCAGGAGGAGCTGCGGCGTATCCTCTTCCAGTACGGGGAGGAGCGGTACGCACCCGCCATCGCCGCCGCCATCGTCAGAGCCAGGGGACAAGCCCCCATCGAGACCACGCTGGAGCTGGTGAACATTATCAAGTCGGCCATGCCGGCCGCCGCCCTCCGGGAGAAACAGCACCCCGCGAAACGGAGCTTTCAGGCCATCCGCATCGCGGTAAACGATGAGCTTACCGCCGTGGATACCATGATACAGGCCGCAGTGCCGCGGCTTAGTAAGGGCGGGCGGCTGTGTGTCATCTCCTTCCACTCGCTGGAGGACCGCCTTGTGAAGAACGGCCTGGCCGCCTTCGCCAAGGGCTGCACCTGCCCGCCGGATTTCCCCGTGTGTGTATGTGGTAAGACACCGGTGGTGCGCCTGGTGAACAAAAAGCCCATCATCTCCAACCAGGCGGAGCTCAGTGAGAACGCCCGCGCCCGGAGCGCCAAGCTGCGGGTGGCGGAAAAGCTTTAG
- a CDS encoding conserved hypothetical protein (Evidence 4 : Homologs of previously reported genes of unknown function), with protein MASAAAVKRSRYNSARATYGSAAYDLDYRRGGVEVAPRPLVRPREKTAVRPKIRVREAGKVSVFAVVGFLAVGVFAVLVLMSGIQLTTLSDDIAGLNKQMTTLQSEEARLRTQYEMAFDLASIESAVTSNGSMVKPQSGQILYLDLSEPDRVVLFKQPETPLKGVSGAFESVKEVVTNVMEYFK; from the coding sequence ATGGCAAGCGCCGCCGCGGTCAAGCGCAGCCGCTACAATTCAGCCCGTGCCACCTACGGCAGCGCGGCCTATGATTTAGACTACCGCAGAGGCGGCGTGGAGGTCGCCCCACGACCGCTGGTCCGCCCCCGGGAGAAGACGGCGGTGCGGCCCAAGATCCGCGTCCGCGAGGCAGGCAAGGTGTCGGTCTTCGCGGTAGTGGGCTTTTTGGCGGTGGGCGTATTTGCCGTGCTCGTGCTCATGAGCGGCATCCAGCTCACAACCCTGTCCGACGACATCGCCGGTCTCAACAAACAGATGACCACCCTCCAGAGCGAGGAAGCCCGGCTTCGCACCCAGTACGAGATGGCGTTTGACCTCGCCAGTATCGAGAGCGCGGTGACCTCCAACGGCTCCATGGTGAAACCCCAGAGCGGGCAGATTTTGTACCTCGATCTCTCCGAGCCGGACAGAGTGGTGCTCTTCAAGCAGCCGGAGACTCCCCTCAAGGGTGTGTCAGGCGCGTTTGAGAGCGTAAAGGAAGTTGTCACCAATGTGATGGAATATTTTAAGTAG